Proteins encoded by one window of Primulina huaijiensis isolate GDHJ02 chromosome 1, ASM1229523v2, whole genome shotgun sequence:
- the LOC140982772 gene encoding 4-alpha-glucanotransferase DPE2: protein MVNPGLFHGSKKSNSVTLRFRIPYYTHWGQHLLVCGSEPELGSWSVKKGLLLSPSHQGDELIWSGYLSVSTRFACEYSYYVVDDERNVLRWEAGKKRKLLLPNGIQNGELVQLHDLWQTGSDDIPLKSAFKDVIFRRSWNPEVERPHGEIENLSTREDMVIVQFRICCPKNEKDTEIYVIGSSLKLGKWKIQDGLKLNYAGESVWQAESQVHKDDFPVLYKYCKYGKARNFGLEIGSNRELFVDFSTSPPKYIVLSDGFMREVPWRGAGVAIPMFSVRSEADLGVGEFLDLKLLVDWAVESGFHLVQLLPINDTSVHGMWWDSYPYSSLSVFALHPLYLRVQALTENISVDVKHEIQLAGEQLDGKHVDYEATMAAKLSIAKKIFSQEREITFSSIAYQNFFSENQDWLKPYAAFCFLRDFFETSDHSQWGRFSLFSKDKLEKLIQKDSWCYDIISFHYYIQFHLHKQLSESSEYARKKGVVLKGDLPIGVDRNSVDTWVYPNLFRMNTSTGAPPDYFDKNGQNWGFPTYNWEEMSKDNYAWWRGRLTQMAKYFTAYRIDHILGFFRIWELPDHAMTGLCGKFRPSIALSQEELEREGIWDFNRLSQPYVRQKLLQEKFGAPWAVISSNFLNEYQKDHYEFKEECNTEKKVASKLLSCVEISMLLESEEKLRRNLFDLLQNIVLIRDPEDSKIFYPRFNLEDTSSFNDLDEHSKNVLRRLYYDYYFHRQETIWRQNALKTLPVLLSSSDMLACGEDLGMIPSCVHPVMQELGLIGLRIQRMPNEPGLEFGIPSQYSYMTVCAPSCHDCSTLRAWWEEDQERRLRFFRTFVGTDSVPPDECTPEVAHFILRQHVEAPSMWSIFPLQDLLALKEEYMTRPATEETINDPTNPKHYWRYRVHVTLESLLKDKEHIASIKNLVQGSGRSCPPLEDDESQLEKSTTHLDTLQKIAETGKEETQFDSRLNNEILITEAVTVP, encoded by the exons ATGGTGAACCCGGGGTTGTTTCATGGGAGCAAGAAATCGAATTCGGTGACTCTGAGGTTTCGAATACCCTATTATACTCACTGGGGCCAGCATCTTCTGGTTTGTGGTTCTGAACCTGAACTTGGCTCGTGGAGCGTGAAGAAAGGTCTTTTGTTAAGCCCTTCTCACCAAGGGGATGAGCTTATATGGTCTGGCTATCTTTCTGTTTCGACCAGGTTTGCATGTGAGTACAGCTATTACGTGGTGGATGATGAGAGGAACGTTTTGAGATGGGAGGctggaaagaaaagaaaactgcTCTTGCCGAATGGCATTCAGAATGGGGAGTTGGTACAGCTTCATGATCTTTGGCag ACTGGTTCTGATGATATCCCTTTGAAAAGTGCATTTAAAGATGTCATTTTTCGTAGAAGTTGGAATCCAGAAGTTGAGAGACCCCATGGGGAAATTGAGAACCTATCAACTCGGGAAG ATATGGTCATTGTGCAATTCAGAATTTGCTGCCCGAAAAATGAGAAAGACACAGAG aTTTACGTGATTGGTAGTTCGTTAAAGCTGGGGAAATGGAAGATTCAAGATGGACTTAAACTCAATTATGCCGGTGAATCAGTTTGGCAAGCTGAGTCACAAGTGCATAAGGATGACTTTCCTGTACT ATACAAATATTGTAAATATGGCAAAGCTAGAAACTTTGGTTTAGAAATTGGCTCGAATAGGGAGCTCTTTGTCGACTTCTCAACTAGTCCACCAAAGTACATTGTTTTATCAGATGGCTTTATGCGA GAAGTGCCTTGGAGAGGTGCTGGTGTTGCCATCCCTATGTTCTCTGTCAGATCTGAGGCTGATTTGGGAGTTGGAGAGTTTCTCGATTTGAAATTACTAGTAGACTGGGCGGTCGAATCAGGTTTTCACTTGGTTCAGCTGTTACCCATCAATGATACGTCTGTACATGGAATGTGGTGGGATTCATATCCTTACAG CTCTCTATCAGTATTTGCTTTGCATCCTTTATATCTGAGAGTCCAGGCTCTCACCGAAAATATTTCTGTGGATGTCAAG CATGAGATTCAGCTGGCCGGAGAACAGCTTGATGGAAAG CATGTGGACTATGAGGCTACAATGGCTGCAAAGCTTTCTATTgccaagaaaatattttctcaggAGAGAGAAATCACATTTAGTTCAATTGCATACCAGAACTTCTTTTCTGAAAATCAG GATTGGTTAAAACCATACGCAGCCTTCTGTTTCCTACGAGACTTCTTTGAGACATCAGATCATAGCCAGTGGGGtcgtttttctcttttttcaaAGGATAAG CTCGAGAAACTTATTCAGAAAGACAGCTGGTGCTATGATATAATTTCTTTCCACTACTATATCCAGTTTCATTTACATAAGCAG TTGTCCGAATCTTCCGAGTATGCGAGAAAGAAAGGAGTTGTATTAAAAGGAGATCTCCCTATAGGAGTTGACCGGAATAGTGTGGATACCTGGGTATATCCAAATCTTTTTCGTATGAACACCTCGACAGGGGCGCCTCCCGACTATTTTGATAAAAACGGGCAGAACTGGGGTTTCCCTACGTATAACTGGGAAGAAATGTCTAAGGACAATTATGCATGGTGGCGGGGTCGTTTAACTCAG ATGGCGAAGTACTTTACAGCATACAGGATTGACCATATATTAGGATTCTTTAGAATCTGGGAGCTTCCAGATCATGCAATGACTGGCCTCTGTGGAAAGTTCCGACCATCTATCGCATTAAGCCAG GAAGAACTTGAGCGGGAAGGGATATGGGACTTCAATCGTTTAAGCCAACCATATGTTAGGCAAAAACTGTTACAG GAGAAGTTTGGAGCTCCCTGGGCTGTGATTTCTTCCAACTTtctaaatgaatatcaaaaagaCCATTATGAG TTCAAAGAAGAATGCAATACTGAGAAGAAAGTTGCATCTAAGCTGCTGTCCTGCGTAGAAATCTCCATGTTGTTGGAAAGTGAGGAAAAACTGCGACGAAACCTCTTTGATCTTTTGCAG AATATTGTCCTCATTAGAGATCCAGAAGATTCAAAAATTTTTTACCCACGCTTCAACCTTGAGGACACATCTAGCTTCAATGATTTAGATGAGCACAG CAAAAATGTACTGAGAAGACTATATTACGATTATTATTTCCATCGTCAAGAAACTATCTGGCGACAGAATGCTCTGAAGACGTTGCCAGTTCTCTTGAGCTCATCAGATATGCTGGCTTGTGGAGAAGACCTTGGGATGATTCCTTCTTGTGTTCATCCG GTGATGCAAGAACTTGGTTTAATCGGATTACGCATACAACGTATGCCCAATGAGCCTGGTCTCGAGTTTGGTATTCCTTCTCAGTACAGCTATATGACG GTGTGCGCCCCATCGTGTCACGACTGTTCCACCCTCCGTGCTTGGTGGGAAGAAGATCAAGAAAGGCGACTTAGATTTTTCAGGACCTTTGTAGGCACCGACTCGGTACCACCTGATGAATGCACTCCTGAAGTCGCGCATTTCATATTGAGGCAGCATGTCGAAGCGCCATCAATGTGGTCAATTTTCCCACTTCAG GATTTGCTTGCATTGAAAGAAGAATACATGACACGGCCAGCCACAGAGGAAACAATAAACGACCCGACGAACCCAAAACACTACTGGCGATACC GAGTTCATGTTACGTTAGAATCCTTGCtgaaggataaagaacatataGCCTCCATTAAAAATCTTGTCCAAGGAAGCGGAAGATCGTGCCCTCCGTTGGAGGATGATGAATCACAGCTCGAAAAATCAACTACACATCTAGATACATTGCAGAAGATCGCAGAAACTGGGAAAGAAGAAACCCAGTTTGATAGTCGATTGAATAATGAAATTCTGATTACCGAAGCGGTGACAGTTCCATGA